A region from the Desulfoglaeba alkanexedens ALDC genome encodes:
- the fabF gene encoding beta-ketoacyl-ACP synthase II, with the protein MGGTKKRRVVVTGLGLVTPLGVGVEENWKNAVNGTSGIGPITRFDPSGFSTRIAAEVKGFNPEDFIPRKDIRKMDIFLTYAVAAAKLAFDDAAFEIPEELKDRAGVVLGCGLGGLTTIEDTHRTLLASGPKKVSPFFIPMLIGNMAPGLISINHKAKGPNLSIQTACAAGTHALGHAFHLIRDGVCDIMVTGGVESTITPLCVAGFNAMRAISTRNDEPSKASRPFDKDRDGFVLGEGAAVLILEELQMALQRNAQIYAEVVGFGCSGDAYHMAAPAPEGEGAARCMKMALEDAGLSPREVDYINAHGTSTDLNDKFETQAIKTVFGDHAYKLAVSSTKSMTGHMLGAAGGVEAAYTVLAMRHGVIPPTINYETPDPDCDLDYVPNTARRADIRVALSNSFGFGGTNGAVAFRKWTGS; encoded by the coding sequence ATGGGCGGAACAAAAAAACGCCGAGTGGTGGTGACGGGCTTGGGACTGGTCACTCCCCTGGGAGTGGGGGTCGAGGAAAATTGGAAGAACGCGGTGAACGGAACGTCCGGAATCGGGCCTATTACGCGCTTCGACCCCTCGGGCTTCAGCACCCGGATCGCCGCCGAAGTCAAGGGCTTCAATCCCGAGGATTTCATCCCCCGGAAGGATATCCGAAAGATGGATATCTTTCTCACCTACGCCGTAGCCGCCGCCAAGCTGGCCTTCGACGATGCGGCCTTCGAAATCCCGGAAGAGCTGAAGGACCGTGCCGGCGTGGTATTGGGCTGCGGCCTGGGGGGTCTGACCACCATCGAGGATACCCACCGGACGCTCCTGGCATCGGGCCCCAAGAAGGTCAGTCCCTTCTTCATCCCCATGCTGATCGGAAACATGGCTCCTGGGCTGATTTCCATCAATCACAAGGCCAAGGGGCCGAACCTTTCCATCCAGACCGCCTGCGCGGCGGGAACCCATGCGCTCGGCCATGCCTTTCACCTGATCCGCGACGGAGTCTGCGACATCATGGTGACGGGGGGCGTGGAATCCACCATAACTCCCCTCTGTGTCGCCGGGTTCAATGCCATGAGGGCGATTTCGACCCGAAACGACGAGCCTTCAAAGGCCTCCCGACCCTTCGACAAGGACCGGGACGGCTTTGTGCTCGGTGAAGGCGCCGCCGTCCTTATCCTGGAGGAACTGCAGATGGCGCTGCAGCGCAACGCTCAAATCTATGCGGAAGTGGTGGGCTTCGGCTGCTCCGGGGACGCCTACCACATGGCGGCTCCCGCCCCCGAAGGCGAAGGCGCCGCTCGGTGCATGAAAATGGCCCTGGAAGATGCAGGACTCAGCCCCCGGGAAGTGGACTACATCAATGCACACGGAACGTCCACGGACCTCAACGACAAATTCGAAACCCAGGCGATCAAGACCGTATTCGGAGACCATGCCTACAAGCTTGCGGTCAGTTCCACCAAGTCCATGACCGGGCACATGCTCGGCGCCGCCGGCGGCGTGGAAGCGGCTTACACGGTGCTGGCGATGCGCCACGGCGTCATTCCGCCCACCATCAATTATGAAACGCCGGACCCGGACTGCGACCTGGATTACGTGCCGAACACGGCCCGCAGGGCGGACATCCGTGTGGCCCTGTCCAACTCGTTCGGCTTCGGGGGCACCAACGGCGCCGTGGCTTTCCGCAAATGGACCGGTTCTTGA